A single genomic interval of Scatophagus argus isolate fScaArg1 chromosome 22, fScaArg1.pri, whole genome shotgun sequence harbors:
- the LOC124053449 gene encoding metalloproteinase inhibitor 3-like: MQSVYQHLISLLFVFSSLHVNQLTEGCSCALTHPQDAFCNSDIVIRAKVVGKKLLRDGPFGTMRYTVKQMKMYKGFDKVQHVQHIYTDASESLCGVKFDINKYQYLITGRVYDDKVYTGLCNFNERWERLSLAQKKGFNHRYQLGCNCRIKPCHYLPCFVTSKNECLWTDMLSHFGYPGYQSRHYACIQQKEGYCSWYRGMTARDKTTINATDP, translated from the exons ATGCAGTCAGTGTACCAGCACCTGATAagcctgctgtttgtcttcagcAGCCTGCACGTTAACCAGCTGACGGAGGGCTGCTCGTGCGCCCTGACGCACCCGCAAGACGCCTTCTGCAACTCCGACATAG TGATTCGGGCTAAAGTGGTGGGCAAGAAGCTCCTGAGAGATGGACCTTTTGGAACAATGCGCTACACGGTCAAGCAAATGAAG ATGTACAAGGGTTTCGACAAAGTCCAGCACGTGCAGCACATCTACACAGACGCCTCAGAGAGTTTGTGTGGCGTTAAGTTTGACATCAACAAGTATCAGTACCTGATCACAG GTCGGGTGTATGATGACAAGGTCTACACAGGGCTGTGCAACTTCAATGAGCGGTGGGAGCGCCTTTCATTGGCCCAGAAGAAAGGCTTCAACCATCGCTACCAGCTGGGTTGCAACTGCAGG ATTAAGCCCTGCCATTACCTGCCCTGCTTCGTGACCTCAAAGAACGAGTGCCTGTGGACGGACATGCTGTCCCACTTCGGCTATCCCGGCTACCAGTCCCGGCACTACGCCTGCATCCAGCAGAAGGAGGGCTACTGCAGCTGGTACCGGGGCATGACTGCACGCGACAAAACCACCATCAATGCTACCGACCCCTGA